In a single window of the Anaerocolumna cellulosilytica genome:
- a CDS encoding glucose-1-phosphate adenylyltransferase, producing MQKECIAMLLAGGEGSRLGNLTKDRAKPAVPFGGKYRIIDFPLSNCVNSRIDTVGVLTQYQPLELNDYIGNGQPWDLDRNDGGVHILPPYQKRETSDWYKGTANAIKQNIPFIRQYNPTYLLILSGDHIYKMDYSKMLEYHKKKKADCTIAVINVPLSEASRFGILNTDEDGKIYEFEEKPQKPKSTNASMGIYVFTFDKLLTYLGCEGEDTNSANDFGKHIIPRMLSKGETIYAYSFEGYWKDVGTIESLWESNMDLIHLDSNILYTNTDWKIYARSPILPPHYISPTASVKNCIVSEGCYIEGTLEDCVIFHGVTVEENTLITNSILFPGSHIKKGSCIHYAVIDENTAIAENSFIGSSANKTVLPSKNLVVISKDNYMEQSKYSMENFIIEAAEAK from the coding sequence ATGCAAAAAGAATGTATCGCAATGCTATTAGCAGGAGGAGAAGGCAGCCGGTTAGGTAATTTAACAAAAGACCGTGCAAAGCCTGCTGTTCCTTTCGGTGGAAAATATAGAATAATTGACTTTCCGCTTTCTAATTGCGTTAATTCCAGGATCGATACTGTAGGAGTATTAACGCAGTATCAGCCCCTGGAATTAAATGATTATATAGGAAACGGCCAGCCATGGGATTTAGACCGCAATGATGGAGGGGTCCATATTTTGCCCCCTTATCAAAAACGGGAGACTTCAGATTGGTACAAAGGTACTGCCAATGCTATTAAGCAGAATATCCCCTTCATACGCCAGTACAACCCCACCTATCTACTTATATTATCTGGTGATCACATCTATAAAATGGATTATTCTAAAATGTTAGAGTATCATAAAAAGAAAAAGGCTGACTGCACCATTGCCGTAATTAACGTGCCACTATCGGAAGCCTCACGTTTTGGAATTTTAAATACAGATGAGGACGGGAAAATTTATGAATTCGAAGAAAAACCTCAAAAACCCAAAAGTACAAATGCTTCAATGGGCATCTATGTGTTCACCTTTGACAAACTACTCACGTATCTGGGTTGTGAGGGAGAGGACACCAATTCTGCTAATGATTTTGGTAAACACATTATCCCTAGAATGCTATCAAAGGGAGAAACCATTTATGCCTACTCCTTTGAAGGCTATTGGAAAGATGTAGGCACTATTGAGAGCCTATGGGAATCAAATATGGATTTAATTCACTTAGATTCCAATATACTGTATACCAATACAGATTGGAAAATCTATGCGCGAAGTCCCATCCTGCCGCCCCACTATATCAGTCCCACAGCTTCTGTTAAGAACTGTATTGTATCAGAGGGTTGTTATATAGAAGGAACTCTTGAGGACTGCGTAATATTTCATGGGGTTACAGTCGAAGAAAATACCCTTATAACTAATTCCATTCTTTTCCCTGGATCCCATATTAAAAAAGGCTCTTGCATTCATTATGCCGTAATAGATGAAAATACTGCTATAGCTGAGAATTCCTTTATTGGAAGTTCTGCCAACAAAACTGTCCTTCCTTCCAAGAATCTTGTGGTTATAAGTAAAGACAATTATATGGAGCAATCTAAGTATAGTATGGAAAACTTTATTATTGAGGCAGCGGAGGCAAAATAA
- a CDS encoding serine/threonine protein kinase has translation MELSKRLSISYYKNIATLNDEHQVYLVQHQETKKIFIKKKLYVYNTNIYLQLQATPIEGIPQIIELYEDDSSLTVIEEYISGETLQDKIDARSLVQSDITYYIKELCKILSRLHNLNPPIIHRDIKPSNIIIAPYNRVVLLDFNAAKYFTDIKLPDTVLLGTQGYAAPEQYGFGSSTQQTDIYAIGVLLRELASSLEIQTHGFDDLIVKCTQINPSDRFMSVSELGKKLRTEPAGSFLQIELWKSLIPPGFRTRALWRMALGTIGYVLIFFLSLTLEIENVAGTILWVDRIFCLLMLLCIVFTGTNYLNMQRIIPLCKHKSRIIHYLGIIILDIMFISILTVFIIIIEAFL, from the coding sequence ATGGAACTCTCAAAACGTTTATCCATATCATATTATAAAAATATAGCTACCCTGAATGATGAGCATCAAGTATATTTAGTTCAACATCAGGAAACAAAAAAAATATTTATTAAGAAAAAACTGTATGTCTACAATACAAACATTTATCTGCAACTACAAGCAACACCCATAGAGGGAATACCACAAATAATAGAACTATACGAAGATGATTCCTCCCTCACAGTAATTGAAGAGTATATTTCGGGAGAAACATTACAGGACAAAATTGATGCCCGTTCTTTAGTGCAGAGTGACATAACTTACTATATAAAAGAACTTTGTAAAATATTAAGTAGGCTGCATAACTTAAATCCGCCAATTATACATAGAGATATCAAGCCATCCAATATTATAATAGCACCATATAATCGCGTTGTTCTTTTGGATTTCAATGCGGCCAAATATTTTACAGACATAAAATTACCTGATACTGTTTTATTAGGAACCCAAGGCTATGCCGCTCCGGAACAGTATGGTTTTGGTTCTTCAACACAACAAACGGATATTTATGCCATTGGTGTGTTGTTAAGGGAGCTAGCATCTTCATTAGAAATACAGACCCATGGCTTTGATGATTTAATTGTAAAATGTACGCAGATAAATCCGTCAGACCGATTTATGTCCGTTTCAGAGCTGGGAAAAAAACTTCGAACCGAACCAGCGGGCAGCTTTCTTCAAATTGAATTGTGGAAATCTCTTATTCCACCTGGATTCCGTACTCGAGCTCTTTGGCGCATGGCGTTAGGTACTATAGGATATGTACTAATTTTTTTTCTATCATTAACATTAGAAATAGAAAATGTAGCAGGTACTATTCTTTGGGTCGATAGAATCTTCTGTCTGTTGATGTTATTATGCATCGTATTTACCGGTACCAATTACTTAAACATGCAAAGAATAATACCCTTGTGCAAGCATAAAAGCCGTATCATACATTACCTCGGCATAATAATTCTGGACATAATGTTTATTTCTATACTGACGGTTTTTATAATAATTATCGAAGCCTTTTTGTAA
- a CDS encoding helix-turn-helix domain-containing protein, whose protein sequence is MNKVWEREKMLKFGKKSVVWRWMFYYMGVILLCAICNLVTFYKSKSTIAERQQQLSEVVLKQVNERINENMVQLENVREELLNNSNFRSLNKAKFNDYSSFIYKQYLLYCDLNIYRKMNNTYSNIILYFEKDDKIVASNSVNTADGYWKVYHKELDISYGQWKNLLNKTYENFSLKNLYISKTEMLVFARTIQQNQADRQKVNLFITYTKEDLEDLIGGYQYNQNTSIILLNEMDHSAIKFDAASLLNDKEDEQKVIDAIALNKDEVCLNNNETVHINYLKNDMLGPFYLLTPDSIYLEAINYTRMIFVLTFLVTIVFSMILIYVFIKNNYKPIRDLLQALKAEVKIAPGSLNEYAAVQEGVVRVKAEYRNINGALRRQSRLLQKIYLSRILSGGAVELSDKELKEIYDISFIGKEFAVIIFYIEEFINDFNRVEGELDRLEHAQFILNNVFREIADKEEIKVYQTNMDSLSVLILNLPSDSEAKSKLSSILKREREFITCHYNMEYTTAISNIHDEFRELPVAYQEALQALEAKRLYDMDDTVYYQDILQLTGSSYHYNYEEEQDLIHYIQRSNIDSAKRLFHEVIKSNVSSKKLISYDIMRCLMFDLLGTALKTFDGEEKSQLFIKKLKPAKRLSECKNLEEMIKVYDEILDSCCEFFLEKTDDGGNENLCMQIQDYIKANYSDSNLCVTSIADVFSLSPVAMSKMFRELTGSKLLVYVAEIRIGAAKRIILQNSSSLCDIASEVGFGSTKTFTRVFKQMVGCTPGQWRDNLEMTEI, encoded by the coding sequence ATGAATAAGGTCTGGGAGAGGGAGAAGATGCTTAAATTTGGGAAAAAGAGTGTAGTCTGGAGATGGATGTTTTATTATATGGGGGTAATCCTTCTTTGTGCTATTTGTAATCTGGTGACCTTTTACAAAAGTAAGTCGACAATAGCAGAGAGGCAGCAACAACTAAGTGAGGTGGTTTTAAAGCAGGTTAACGAAAGAATCAATGAAAATATGGTTCAGCTTGAGAATGTGAGAGAGGAGTTACTAAATAATAGTAATTTCAGATCCTTAAACAAGGCAAAATTTAATGACTATTCTTCGTTTATTTATAAACAGTATTTACTTTATTGTGACCTAAATATTTATCGTAAAATGAATAATACATACAGTAATATTATTCTCTACTTTGAGAAGGATGATAAAATTGTGGCATCAAATTCTGTTAATACAGCAGACGGCTATTGGAAAGTATACCATAAGGAACTAGACATTTCCTACGGGCAGTGGAAAAATCTACTGAATAAAACCTACGAAAACTTTTCTTTAAAAAACTTATATATCAGCAAAACAGAGATGCTTGTGTTCGCCAGAACAATTCAACAAAACCAAGCAGACAGACAAAAAGTAAATTTATTTATTACTTATACAAAAGAGGATTTGGAGGATTTGATAGGAGGATATCAGTATAATCAAAATACCTCTATCATTCTTTTGAATGAGATGGACCATTCAGCCATTAAATTTGATGCAGCATCGCTTCTAAATGACAAAGAAGATGAGCAAAAAGTAATAGATGCGATAGCTTTAAATAAAGACGAAGTTTGCCTGAATAATAATGAGACAGTACATATCAATTACCTTAAAAATGACATGTTGGGCCCATTTTACTTATTAACGCCTGACAGCATATATCTTGAAGCAATAAATTATACCAGAATGATATTTGTACTAACATTTCTTGTGACGATAGTCTTTAGTATGATTTTGATATATGTGTTTATAAAAAATAATTATAAGCCCATAAGAGATTTGCTGCAAGCATTAAAAGCAGAAGTGAAAATAGCACCCGGCAGTCTGAATGAGTATGCTGCTGTACAAGAAGGTGTTGTACGAGTAAAGGCAGAATACAGGAATATTAATGGTGCTTTAAGGCGTCAGAGCCGTTTGCTGCAAAAAATCTATTTATCAAGGATTCTATCAGGCGGGGCGGTAGAGTTATCGGATAAAGAATTGAAAGAGATTTATGATATTAGTTTTATTGGAAAAGAATTCGCGGTTATTATTTTCTATATCGAGGAATTTATAAATGATTTTAATCGCGTAGAAGGAGAACTGGACAGACTGGAACATGCACAGTTTATTTTGAACAATGTATTCAGAGAGATTGCAGATAAGGAAGAGATTAAGGTTTATCAGACTAATATGGATTCTCTGTCAGTACTTATTTTGAATCTACCCTCAGACAGTGAAGCAAAGAGTAAGCTTTCTTCTATATTAAAAAGGGAGCGTGAATTTATTACCTGTCATTATAATATGGAGTATACAACAGCTATTAGTAATATCCATGATGAATTTCGTGAACTTCCGGTAGCTTATCAAGAGGCGTTACAAGCACTGGAAGCAAAAAGATTATATGATATGGATGATACGGTTTATTATCAAGATATATTACAACTTACTGGTTCTAGTTATCATTATAACTATGAAGAGGAGCAGGATTTAATACATTATATTCAAAGGAGCAATATTGACAGTGCAAAAAGGCTGTTTCATGAAGTGATAAAGAGTAACGTTAGCAGTAAAAAGTTGATATCATATGATATTATGCGGTGTTTGATGTTTGATCTGTTAGGAACAGCATTAAAAACCTTTGACGGCGAAGAAAAAAGCCAATTATTCATAAAAAAATTGAAACCAGCTAAACGATTGTCAGAATGTAAAAATCTAGAGGAAATGATTAAAGTTTATGATGAAATTCTGGATAGCTGTTGTGAATTCTTTTTAGAGAAAACAGACGATGGCGGAAATGAAAATCTCTGTATGCAAATTCAGGATTATATAAAAGCCAATTATAGTGATTCCAACTTATGTGTTACCTCAATAGCGGACGTATTCTCCCTATCGCCGGTAGCTATGTCTAAGATGTTTCGCGAATTGACCGGTAGTAAACTACTGGTTTACGTCGCTGAGATAAGGATTGGGGCTGCTAAAAGGATAATATTGCAAAATTCGTCCAGTCTGTGTGATATAGCGTCAGAAGTTGGGTTTGGAAGTACAAAAACCTTTACAAGGGTTTTTAAACAAATGGTAGGTTGTACCCCCGGTCAATGGAGAGATAATCTTGAAATGACAGAAATATAG
- a CDS encoding extracellular solute-binding protein encodes MRKKKWLSGILAITMIVSTVLTGCQGRNQKNNNASVTTDKTVEATGSPEGGAEAAWTLLEPLTSTEGVNNMPRSNYVTYPVENAEDITLTFWMGLPSNVSKNSPTANETEWARLWQEMTGIKVEFIHPTQGSEQEEFAVLVASNSLPDIIEWEWTSSYTGGPSAAEKDGILINLDKYISSTGPAADVWQYLQDNPSIDKQVKNDSGSYYCFPFIRGDKYLQCTSGLIYRKDLMDKAGYTKTPETMADWTEALTALKNSGVLKPMVMENMNNLMAGTFNAYKIRTGFYVDDTTGKVKYGFMEEGYKDWTLQMNDWVRAGLLDPDILTCDRSTLESYIMNGTGAACYGAGGGYMGTFLTTAASDTATYGTDFDLNAAKYAVLNAGETAMYGGSSYDYGTGSRAHAAITADCEYPELAAAFLNFCYSQNGHNTINFGEEGKSYTMVDGIPTYTDEVMKNPDGLSIAVAMAKWGRGNMSGAFVQDPNYILQYYSTPQQKEALARWNDESDSQKTLMPPITLTEEESKRITILNGEIDTYVVEQRARFFTLEGDVTAEWDTYVQNLKNMGIEEMIQIYQTALDRYNTR; translated from the coding sequence ATGAGAAAAAAGAAATGGTTATCTGGTATTTTGGCTATTACTATGATAGTTTCAACAGTCCTTACAGGATGCCAGGGAAGAAATCAAAAAAATAACAATGCTTCAGTTACTACGGATAAAACCGTTGAAGCAACAGGCTCGCCGGAGGGAGGGGCAGAGGCTGCCTGGACACTGCTGGAACCCTTAACTAGTACAGAAGGTGTTAACAATATGCCCAGAAGCAACTATGTTACATATCCTGTAGAGAATGCAGAAGATATTACACTTACCTTCTGGATGGGGCTGCCAAGTAATGTGTCTAAAAATTCTCCAACTGCTAATGAAACAGAATGGGCAAGACTGTGGCAGGAAATGACCGGGATTAAGGTTGAATTTATCCATCCCACACAGGGAAGTGAACAAGAGGAGTTCGCGGTTTTGGTTGCCAGTAATAGTCTCCCTGATATTATTGAATGGGAATGGACTTCATCTTATACCGGTGGCCCGTCTGCGGCAGAAAAGGACGGAATATTAATTAATCTTGACAAATATATCAGTTCCACTGGCCCTGCTGCAGATGTGTGGCAGTATTTACAAGATAATCCTTCCATCGATAAGCAGGTAAAGAATGACAGCGGAAGTTATTATTGTTTTCCTTTTATCCGTGGGGATAAATATTTACAGTGTACCTCCGGCCTGATTTATCGGAAGGATTTAATGGATAAGGCTGGATATACAAAGACGCCGGAAACGATGGCTGATTGGACAGAAGCACTTACTGCCTTAAAAAATTCCGGGGTTTTAAAGCCTATGGTTATGGAGAATATGAATAACTTAATGGCAGGTACCTTTAATGCCTACAAAATCCGTACCGGTTTTTATGTAGATGACACTACAGGAAAGGTAAAATATGGATTTATGGAAGAAGGCTATAAAGACTGGACCCTTCAGATGAATGACTGGGTAAGAGCAGGTCTTCTTGACCCAGATATTTTGACCTGTGACAGATCCACATTAGAAAGCTATATTATGAATGGAACAGGTGCAGCATGCTATGGTGCAGGTGGTGGTTATATGGGAACCTTTTTAACCACAGCAGCCTCAGATACAGCGACCTATGGGACAGATTTTGATTTAAATGCTGCTAAATATGCAGTACTAAACGCCGGAGAGACTGCTATGTATGGAGGAAGTTCCTATGATTACGGAACAGGCTCAAGAGCACATGCAGCTATTACAGCGGATTGTGAATATCCGGAGCTTGCAGCAGCCTTTTTAAACTTCTGCTATAGTCAGAATGGGCATAATACCATTAATTTTGGTGAAGAAGGAAAATCCTATACTATGGTTGATGGTATTCCAACTTATACGGATGAGGTAATGAAAAATCCGGATGGTTTGTCCATTGCAGTTGCAATGGCAAAATGGGGACGTGGTAACATGTCAGGAGCCTTTGTGCAAGATCCTAATTATATTTTACAGTATTATTCAACACCTCAGCAAAAAGAAGCACTTGCAAGATGGAATGATGAAAGTGACAGTCAAAAAACGTTGATGCCGCCAATTACACTAACGGAGGAAGAGAGTAAGAGAATCACGATATTAAATGGAGAAATAGATACATATGTAGTGGAACAGCGCGCCCGTTTCTTTACGCTAGAGGGAGATGTAACGGCAGAGTGGGATACTTATGTACAGAATTTAAAGAATATGGGTATTGAAGAAATGATTCAAATCTATCAGACCGCTTTGGATAGATACAATACCCGTTAG
- a CDS encoding ABC transporter permease, with the protein MNITRHTAVAGNASKGGKSKLWRKIKRNKELYLIILPVIIYYLLFHYKPMYGIIIAFQDFSPRRGVSGSPFVGFDNFMTFFNSIYFGRVLRNTLTISLSTLLFGFPAPIILALLINELRGKVFSRTVQTITYMPHFISMVVMCAMIREFVKSDGFITEILVNLFSYSGKDLLSKANAFTPIYVISNIWQGVGWGSIVYLAALTGIDTQLYEAAKVDGAGRWKQTLHITIPCLMPTIIIMFIMRMGQVMSVGYEKIILLYNEGIFEKADVISTYVYRMGLLQRQYSFSTAVGLFNSIINFALVILANRISKKLNETSLW; encoded by the coding sequence ATGAATATAACACGACATACTGCTGTTGCAGGCAATGCTTCCAAGGGAGGAAAATCAAAGCTCTGGCGAAAGATAAAGAGAAACAAAGAACTGTATCTAATTATTTTACCTGTGATTATATATTATCTTCTCTTTCACTATAAACCAATGTATGGTATTATAATTGCCTTTCAGGATTTTAGTCCCAGAAGAGGAGTTTCAGGCAGTCCTTTTGTAGGCTTTGATAACTTTATGACTTTTTTTAACAGCATATATTTTGGCAGAGTTTTACGTAACACTTTAACCATTAGTTTATCTACGTTACTATTCGGATTCCCTGCTCCGATTATTCTCGCACTTTTAATCAATGAATTACGAGGAAAGGTTTTTTCACGAACGGTTCAGACAATTACCTATATGCCCCATTTTATTTCAATGGTTGTTATGTGTGCCATGATTCGTGAATTTGTAAAATCGGATGGATTTATTACGGAAATACTGGTGAATCTGTTTTCCTATAGCGGAAAGGATTTGTTAAGCAAGGCAAATGCTTTTACGCCTATTTATGTAATATCCAATATATGGCAGGGTGTGGGCTGGGGCTCCATTGTATATCTTGCTGCTCTAACAGGAATTGACACGCAATTGTATGAGGCGGCAAAAGTGGATGGTGCAGGCCGTTGGAAGCAGACGCTGCATATTACGATACCCTGTCTCATGCCAACAATTATTATTATGTTTATTATGAGAATGGGGCAGGTTATGTCAGTTGGATATGAGAAAATTATTTTGCTTTACAATGAAGGTATTTTTGAAAAAGCAGATGTCATATCCACATATGTCTACCGAATGGGGCTTTTGCAAAGGCAATACTCCTTCTCCACCGCAGTTGGTTTATTTAACTCTATCATTAACTTTGCACTGGTAATCTTGGCAAACAGAATCAGTAAAAAGCTTAATGAGACGAGTTTATGGTAG
- a CDS encoding carbohydrate ABC transporter permease, translating to MIKKTAKVRNKIRRSRGEQIFNVFNIFLLSMLLLACLYPFWYVICASFSKSSLFMAHSGMLFKPVGFSTKAYEKVFENSMLWRGYANTIFYVVAGTAINIIMTVLGAYFLSRKDVPGKKAVMVFIIFTMYFSGGMIPGFLNIQDLGLYNTRWALLLPPAISTFNLIIMRTAMMSIDASLEESARLDGANHFTILFRLMMPLTRATVAVLVLYYGVAHWNSWFPAMLYLEDKAKEPLQIVLRQILIINDMSDMSVGEDKEMISETIKHATILVSTLPILCLYPFLQKYFTKGMMVGALKG from the coding sequence ATGATAAAAAAGACAGCCAAAGTCAGGAATAAAATCAGAAGAAGCAGAGGCGAACAGATTTTTAATGTATTTAATATTTTTCTTTTAAGTATGTTATTATTGGCATGCTTGTATCCGTTCTGGTATGTAATATGTGCGTCCTTTAGTAAGTCCTCTTTATTTATGGCACATTCAGGGATGCTATTTAAACCAGTGGGATTTAGCACAAAAGCATATGAGAAGGTATTTGAAAATAGTATGCTATGGAGAGGGTATGCCAATACGATTTTTTATGTTGTAGCTGGCACTGCAATTAATATCATTATGACAGTGTTAGGAGCGTATTTTTTATCTCGAAAAGATGTACCTGGAAAAAAGGCTGTTATGGTATTTATTATATTTACTATGTATTTTTCAGGCGGCATGATACCGGGCTTTTTAAATATTCAGGATTTAGGCTTATATAATACACGGTGGGCATTGCTTTTACCCCCGGCTATCAGTACCTTTAATTTGATTATTATGAGAACTGCAATGATGTCCATAGATGCAAGTCTTGAAGAATCCGCCAGATTAGATGGTGCAAACCACTTTACCATTCTATTTCGGCTAATGATGCCGTTAACCAGAGCTACAGTGGCAGTATTGGTGTTATACTACGGTGTTGCCCACTGGAATTCATGGTTTCCAGCAATGCTTTATCTGGAGGATAAAGCTAAGGAACCTTTACAGATTGTACTTCGCCAGATTCTTATTATTAACGATATGAGTGATATGTCGGTGGGAGAAGATAAAGAAATGATTTCTGAAACCATTAAGCATGCCACTATTTTAGTATCTACATTGCCCATACTATGTTTATATCCTTTCCTACAGAAGTATTTTACAAAGGGTATGATGGTCGGAGCTTTGAAGGGATAA
- a CDS encoding response regulator transcription factor produces the protein MRILLAEDEKELSNALTAILKHNNYSVDAVYDGADALDYGLSSNYDIIILDIMMPKLSGLEVLKRLREKGIQTPILMLTAKAEIEDRINGLDLGADDYLSKPFAMGELLARIRAMGRRKSEFTPNVIAVGNISLNKENYELSNGRDSLRLGNKEYQMLEMLMVNPKRLISTEQFMERIWGYDAQAEINVVWVYISYLRKKLDSLEANVKIKAVRGVGYQLEIHEVQV, from the coding sequence ATGAGAATACTATTAGCAGAAGATGAAAAAGAGCTTTCCAATGCTCTGACGGCTATTTTAAAGCATAATAATTATTCTGTGGATGCAGTTTATGACGGTGCAGATGCACTGGATTACGGACTGTCATCCAACTACGATATTATAATATTAGATATTATGATGCCTAAACTAAGCGGGCTTGAAGTATTAAAAAGATTAAGGGAAAAAGGGATTCAGACACCTATTCTTATGCTTACAGCAAAAGCAGAGATAGAAGACCGTATTAACGGACTTGATTTAGGGGCGGATGATTACTTGAGTAAACCCTTTGCCATGGGAGAGCTTTTGGCAAGAATCCGTGCTATGGGCAGAAGAAAATCCGAATTTACACCTAATGTAATTGCAGTAGGAAATATTTCATTGAATAAAGAAAACTATGAGCTTTCCAATGGGAGAGATTCCTTAAGACTAGGTAATAAAGAATACCAGATGCTTGAGATGCTTATGGTAAATCCCAAGCGTCTTATTTCAACTGAGCAGTTTATGGAGCGTATCTGGGGGTATGATGCTCAGGCAGAGATTAATGTAGTATGGGTTTATATTTCTTATTTACGTAAAAAACTGGACTCCTTGGAAGCGAATGTGAAGATAAAAGCTGTGCGGGGAGTTGGTTATCAATTGGAGATTCATGAGGTGCAAGTGTGA
- a CDS encoding sensor histidine kinase, whose product MIKKLQKKFIMITMASVFFIILLLIGTINIINIYQMNHRIDGALKILSQNEGTFPKYDKGKPPRENMEFGFQLNEETPFETRYFIVKLNSDGSTREIDTSHIRAVSSSDAREYAEEILESGKTGGFAEIYKYAVVAQDYGYMVIFIDCRNSIQSVTGFLFISSVVALGIILLMFILVSVFSKKAITPIIESMDKQKQFITDAGHEIKTPLAIISANADVLELTGGESEWINSIRNQITRLDKLVKNLLILSKMDEGNMKVSYVEFDISRTVEETVASFKAVAETLNKTFLLDIQEGLKLYGDESSIQQLVSTLVDNALKYSDSNGIIKVSLITYKKGSKLEVFNTTDMGKEALSKEYLSKLFDRFYRADASRSRDTGGYGIGLSIARSIVEAHHGKISARREEETGICFEVILG is encoded by the coding sequence ATGATTAAAAAGCTACAAAAGAAATTCATAATGATAACTATGGCTTCCGTGTTTTTCATTATTCTTTTGTTAATCGGTACCATTAATATAATTAACATCTACCAGATGAATCATAGGATTGACGGGGCGCTTAAGATTCTGTCTCAAAATGAAGGAACATTTCCTAAGTATGATAAAGGGAAGCCCCCCAGGGAAAATATGGAGTTTGGATTTCAGTTAAATGAAGAGACTCCCTTTGAAACCAGGTATTTTATTGTAAAGCTTAATTCTGATGGGAGCACTAGAGAGATCGATACCAGTCATATACGGGCTGTTTCTTCGTCCGATGCCAGAGAATATGCGGAAGAAATACTGGAAAGCGGTAAGACAGGTGGGTTTGCAGAGATATATAAATATGCGGTGGTTGCGCAGGATTATGGTTATATGGTTATTTTTATTGATTGTAGAAATTCTATTCAGTCAGTCACTGGCTTTTTGTTTATATCCAGCGTAGTTGCTCTTGGAATTATCTTGCTTATGTTTATTTTGGTTTCCGTATTCTCAAAAAAGGCAATTACGCCGATTATTGAAAGTATGGATAAGCAGAAGCAGTTTATAACAGATGCAGGCCATGAAATAAAGACACCACTTGCCATTATTTCTGCCAACGCAGATGTTTTAGAGCTTACAGGTGGGGAGAGTGAGTGGATTAATAGTATTAGAAATCAGATTACCAGACTGGACAAATTAGTTAAGAATTTATTGATTCTTTCTAAAATGGATGAAGGCAATATGAAGGTATCTTATGTAGAATTTGACATTAGCAGGACCGTGGAAGAAACCGTAGCTTCCTTTAAAGCAGTGGCAGAAACATTGAATAAGACTTTTTTGCTTGATATACAGGAGGGTTTAAAGCTATACGGAGATGAAAGCAGTATACAGCAGCTAGTATCTACTCTTGTTGATAACGCGCTAAAATACTCCGATTCCAATGGAATTATAAAAGTCAGCCTTATAACATACAAGAAAGGGAGTAAACTGGAGGTGTTTAACACAACGGATATGGGAAAAGAGGCACTGTCTAAGGAATATCTTAGTAAGCTCTTTGACCGGTTTTATCGTGCAGATGCTTCCAGGTCAAGGGATACCGGTGGGTATGGAATTGGATTATCCATAGCAAGGTCTATTGTAGAAGCTCACCATGGTAAGATATCTGCACGGCGTGAAGAGGAAACAGGGATTTGTTTTGAGGTGATATTAGGATGA